TATAAGAGTGTTGATAACATGCTGAATTTACGAATACATCTGTAGTTCCTGATTGTGGTAAGTATCTTTTGTGTTTTTACAGGTGACTCTGATATTATAAAGAGCATGCCCGGTGATCACTAAGCTATGGGGGGATAACTTCCTAGGTGCtgatttagtttcaatttttgggTGTCTAAAAACATTGTTGATGTTAAAGACAAACTTATTCTGAAATTCAGAACTTTCTTTGTAGTGTTTGTGGGACAGTGATGTTATTGGCCCATGtattagtgatttttttgagTGGATTTCGTTTAAAAATCTTTCGTTCAACATTTTTTATGGTAGATTATAAATTAATGCTCCTTTAGAAAAGCTAAGAAGTTGAGGAGGACATGGTAACTTGTGTGATGAAGTGAACATTTTTATTCTGAATAtggaaatataaaatacataaatttgatctaataccaaaaagaaaaatatgacattgatcaaaattttaagtaaaagttagaATAATGCGGTAAAGCAAAGTTATTATTGTGAAGGAAAAAAGCAAAAGAGGCGAAGGAGATGACAGTAGTAGTAGAAGCAAATGAAgctattagttattatttttccCCATTATGAAGAAAACAATTTTCAGTTTTTACCACCATAAAATATAAGCTCCGAATGTATGTTAatggaaaatttgaagagattgGTGCGAATAGACTCcatcaattttcatttcattgtcAGATATCTTTCTCAAAAGCTTCAGTTGACACCAAAACAACCcccatttcatttatttcttcacCATTTCTCCACCCCCCCCCCCAaacaaaaaatgtaaaacaaataTCAATGATGTAATGTAGTTTAGGTTCTCTTTGGATCTAATCAAGTCACAGAGAATCCTGAATTCTTAAATCTCCATTCACTCTGAAACAAAGGTGTTCATGGAGAGTTTTGGCGCCGAAGATCTGTCCACAATAGGCGGCATAGCCACTGTTTCTCTTCTTCATTCTTTCATTCCCACCCATTGGCTTCCATTCTCCATCGTCGGCCGTGCCCAAAATTGGACCCTTTCTCGTACCCTTTTTGTCAGTAAGTCCCCttcatctaattatttatgCTTTCGATCTAATTCGCATATACTAATACCcagactaaaaaaaaaaagaccccTTTATTTACAGTTGATAAATTTCCCTGTTCTTTAGTTTTTGATATCTTAATTTTACCGTAATTAATGTCACGATCGATTCTAATATGTTGATTTGCTTTTCTgggtttctttaattttagcAAAACTAAGATTTTTTAGCAGATAGTTAAAAACAAGGGAATCgaatactattaaaaattaaaacactttTGGGCATTGCTTGATCCTTCTTTATCATTGTATTATTGTCTATGGCGCAGCCGCATTCGGAGCAGTTTTGCACGTAATATCGACTTCTCTTCTTGGTATAGCTGCAATAACTATGGCGAACACAATTGCTGGTGAAGAAACAGTGCATAAACTTGCTTCACTTTTGCTCATAGTTCTTGGTGGTAGCTATATATTGTTGTTTTTGTCTGGTAAGGGTGGACACAGTCATTCTCATAACCAACCCATGGAGAAAATGGCCGTCGCTGGCCTTGTCCTCGTTCCAGCATTGTCTCCTTGTGCAACCACTCTTCCTGTGTTCCTAGCTGTCGGAAATTCGTCTTCCATGATGGTACTTGCCATTATAGTGTTGCTATTCAGGTATACATGACAAACgactttgaaaatttgagaatggcttattcaatttgatttttatatataaatagttaGTTGGCAGTTTAGTTGAAAGAGAGCTTATTTTCATGTGTTTCCAATTGGTATAGCATCTTCAGTTAACTATAGACTGGTGTTAACATACAAGTATTTTGATGTATGTCTTCAATTTTTATCATGcatattgattttaatctttttcttctttggtaAATAAGCAAATGAGAGACAGTTTTGATCCTGTTACTATTTATGGTTTGCAGAAATCTAGAACTGCTAAGGGTATGGGGATAGAGACTGATCTGTGCTTACTATAAAGAACTGGCAGTAGAATGTTGAAATCCTTGTAGACCATTGAACTACTTTTAGACATGAATCATCTTATGTTTTTGTGCTAAGCCAGTTACTTTGTTTCTTGAAAACAAATTGCatgatttttgtttcttttactaGCCTCCATCATTTGTCTTGGACCTGAGATATTTGCATTATACTTATCTGTGTTTACAATAATTTTCTTCGACTGACTCAAGCTTCAACCTATAATCTACACTGaaattcataatattaattGGTAGCAATACCATTGATTgtatagaattttaatattatgaGGAACTGATTTAAGTTAGGGTTTAACACTAGCCACTAATTTGCCAGTATACATGTATAGGTGCATTGCATAGTCTGCTATAAGCTTATAACCCAGGCTTTACTGTAGATGGCTTAATTAAGGTGACATTGAGTTTGCAGCACAATAGCAGTGATGACCTCGCTGGTGGCTTTATCCTTCTATGGTGCTAGCCAGCTCAAGTTTCGCTGGGTGGAGCGATATGACAAAGTTCTCGTGGGTTCGGTGCTATGCTTGGTAGGGATCCTAACACTCATTTTTCACGATCATGATGGAGAGGAAGGCTTGCATGCACATCAGGTGCATAGGAAAGTTATTGGTCTTTGAGGACTGCAACATCCTGGAAGCTTCCATCCCGTCGTCCAATTTAAACAGTTCATTGTGCCGTAAGTGGATTACAAGATTGTTTTCTTGGTGCTAGCCAGTCTTTTATGTgtttatggtatgttttgttCTTTGTCGGTTACTTACATGGACCAATCCTATAAATAGCCATTAAAATGCTAATTTGACTCGAACGATATGCAAATACAATGAATtctcttcatttattttatcCTCTTTTTGTCAAGTCATTATTGGCCACTGTTTCTCAGACTTATGGTGAAGTttcaatggttttttttttttttaatttcaaccaaataaatgctatataagaaattataagaaaaacatTCTAACtcgatatataaaaaaaatctaaactatTCTATAAATCAGTTTTGAgtaaattattaagttaatgAAAGTACACGGTTTCTTCTGCTCATCAATTTGTCTGTAAGTGCAGCAGCCATGGTATCCAATGAAAAACGCACCCTCCCTTTAAGGGCATATAACAaggggttttaattttttttcattaaagaGAGAGAGTCAAAAGTGTCCATTGAACAACATGGATAAAGCTGAAATAAATGAACAacaaacttttaataaaatatgaaaggaaaaagaatagtaaattatgtatataattaaagcCAACCCTTGGTTTCCTTGTTGAAAAGCATGATTTGTTTGATAAGTTTTTAAGGTAAACATGAATTATTTCATGTTCTCAAAGAGACAAAAGAAGTGGAAGACACgacatatttttttatgtttcctAGCTATTTCTGTACATCTGCTTCTTCAGTAATAAATTTCTTTCTAGCTTTCTTTCAACAATTAAACATGACCCATCATTTGAAAACCtgtaaaatattaattggttttatattaaataaactcTTTTATAGTTGGGTCAGGTTCATATCACTTCACTTTTCAGGCTTCAACCTTATATTTCTTTAAAGTAattcggtttttttttttaataaatttgaacgAGTTTTTTTTGGATCAGACCAATTAAGACTCCCATTTCTTTGATGTTTATCAGTTTATACTCTCAATAGATAGTCAGTAGCAGCTAGTCAATACTAGCTGTTAGTTAAAGTTATTATATAGTTGGTTCAGTTGTAACTATTTGCTATTCGTTATAGTGTATTAAGGAGTTAATATTCTTGTATAAATAGTTACAGAGACTTTATTGTAAAGAGATCATCTTTGcatattgatgatattttaatatcaGATATCTTTCTTCTTGTATGTTTAGGGCGTATCTTGATATGGTATCATTTTGATCTTGTTTCTTGTTTTGGAGGAAAGAAGGAAGTTTTCAACACTGAGTTTGATGGTCCAATGTTTGATGTTTCTACTAATTGTTGTTCTTCAACTGAGAGTTGTAATCATTTTGACTTGTGGCATCGACATCTTAGCCATCCCTctttaaaagttttaagaaCAGCTTTTCAATCTTGTAATATTCCTTGTCAAGTGAATAAAATTGATCAGTTGTGTGTTGCTTGTCAGTTTGAGAAGTCTCACAAGTTATCATTTCCCACTTCCAACACTAGTTATCACTCTCCTTTGAACTAGTTGTGTCAAGTGAATAATACACGGTCGTTAATTCCCTTACCTGCTGGCAAAAGGCCCATTGGCTGCAAATGGTTATTCAAGATCAAAAGGCACTCTGGTGGATCTATTGAGAGATATAAGGCAAGGCTAGTTGGAAAAGGGTATTCAAAAGTGGCAAAATTCGATTTTCAGGATACATTCAGTCCCGTGGTGAAGTCAGTTACTGTTAGAgttataatttctttaattgtCACGAGAGAATGGAAACTCAGGCAGGTTGATGTC
This sequence is a window from Gossypium raimondii isolate GPD5lz chromosome 5, ASM2569854v1, whole genome shotgun sequence. Protein-coding genes within it:
- the LOC105769711 gene encoding uncharacterized protein LOC105769711 yields the protein MESFGAEDLSTIGGIATVSLLHSFIPTHWLPFSIVGRAQNWTLSRTLFVTAFGAVLHVISTSLLGIAAITMANTIAGEETVHKLASLLLIVLGGSYILLFLSGKGGHSHSHNQPMEKMAVAGLVLVPALSPCATTLPVFLAVGNSSSMMVLAIIVLLFSTIAVMTSLVALSFYGASQLKFRWVERYDKVLVGSVLCLVGILTLIFHDHDGEEGLHAHQVHRKVIGL